One part of the Nymphaea colorata isolate Beijing-Zhang1983 chromosome 8, ASM883128v2, whole genome shotgun sequence genome encodes these proteins:
- the LOC116258774 gene encoding probable UDP-arabinopyranose mutase 2 translates to MSTGGDALLKEELDIVIPTIRNLDFLEMWRPFLQPYHLIIVQDGDPSKVIKVPDGFDYELYNRNDINRLLGPRASCISFKDSACRCFGYMVSKKKYIFTIDDDCFVAKDPSGEKINALAQHIKNLLSPSTPFFFNTLYDPYREGADFVRGYPFSLREGVATAVSHGLWLNIPDYDAPTQLVKPLERNTRFVDAVLTIPKGTLFPMCGMNLAFNRELIGPAMYFGLMGDGQPIGRYDDMWAGWCVKVICDHLGLGVKTGLPYIWHSKASNPFVNLKKEYKGIFWQEEIIPFFQSATLPKDCTTVQKCYMELSKQVKDKLGKVDPYFSKLAEAMVTWIEAWDELNPSAQAGVAAANGPVKGK, encoded by the exons atgtcgaCGGGAGGAGATGCATTGCTGAAGGAGGAGTTGGACATCGTGATACCAACGATCAGGAACCTTGATTTCCTGGAGATGTGGAGACCATTCCTGCAGCCATACCACCTCATCATCGTCCAGGACGGTGACCCGTCGAAGGTGATCAAAGTCCCCGACGGCTTCGATTACGAGCTCTACAACCGCAACGACATCAACCGGCTCCTGGGCCCCCGTGCCTCCTGCATCTCCTTCAAGGACTCCGCCTGCCGCTGCTTCGGCTACATGGTCTCCAAGAAGAAGTACATTTTCACCATCGACGACGACTGCTTC GTTGCTAAAGATCCCTCTGGTGAAAAGATCAATGCTTTGGCGCAGCACATAAAGAATCTTCTCAGCCCATCCACTCCCTTTTTCTTCAACACCCTGTATGACCCATACCGTGAAGGTGCTGATTTTGTTCGTGGCTACCCCTTCAGTCTTCGTGAAGGAGTGGCTACGGCAGTCTCCCATGGCCTCTGGCTCAACATTCCAGACTATGATGCACCTACCCAACTTGTCAAGCCACTTGAAAGAAATACCAG ATTTGTAGATGCTGTATTGACAATCCCAAAGGGCACATTGTTCCCAATGTGCGGAATGAATCTGGCTTTCAACCGGGAGTTGATTGGTCCAGCCATGTACTTCGGCTTAATGGGTGATGGCCAACCAATTGGCCGTTACGATGATATGTGGGCAGGCTGGTGTGTGAAG GTTATTTGTGACCATCTGGGGCTTGGAGTGAAGACTGGATTGCCCTACATCTGGCATAGCAAAGCCAGCAACCCTTTTGTCAACTTGAAGAAAGAATACAAGGGCATCTTCTGGCAGGAAGAAATCATCCCCTTTTTCCAATCTGCCACCCTTCCAAAGGATTGCACCACTGTCCAGAAATGTTACATGGAACTCTCCAAGCAGGTGAAGGATAAGCTTGGGAAAGTAGATCCCTACTTCTCGAAGCTTGCAGAGGCCATGGTTACCTGGATTGAAGCTTGGGATGAGCTCAACCCATCAGCGCAGGCTGGGGTTGCTGCTGCCAATGGACCAGTTAAAGGAAAGTAA